Proteins encoded within one genomic window of Platichthys flesus chromosome 13, fPlaFle2.1, whole genome shotgun sequence:
- the ackr3a gene encoding atypical chemokine receptor 3a, translated as MSLSTSELEDLWESLAELNFSETFSNISSVNAMVCATAFNRSALLYSMCILYTFIFVIGLAANALVLWVNIRAQRDSTPRHETHMYITHLAVADLCVCATLPVWVSSLAQHGHWPFGEVACKLTHLLFSVNLFGSIFFLACMSVDRYLTVSHQGENAGGRRRKLIRTGACVGVWLLALVASLPDTYFLRAVKSTHGDTMLCRPVYPEENPREWMVGVQLSFIFLGFALPFPVIALFYALLARALSRSSTSESSSAIEQERRVSRRVILAYIVVFLGCWGPYHAVLLADALSQLGLVPLTCGLENVIYVSLHLTQCLSLLHCCFNPILYNFINRNYRYDLMKAFIFKYSTRTGLARLIDASNMSETEYSAVAVENPPQI; from the coding sequence ATGAGTCTGAGCACCAGCGAACTGGAGGACCTGTGGGAGTCGTTGGCGGAACTCAACTTCTCAGAAACCTTCAGCAACATATCGAGTGTGAATGCGATGGTGTGCGCCACGGCGTTCAACCGCAGCGCTCTGCTCTACTCCATGTGCATCCTCTACACTTTCATCTTCGTCATCGGTTTGGCCGCCAACGCTCTGGTCCTCTGGGTCAACATCCGGGCACAGAGGGACTCCACCCCTCGCCACGAGACGCACATGTACATCACTCACCTGGCAGTCGCCgacctgtgcgtgtgtgccacTCTGCCCGTGTGGGTGAGCTCACTGGCCCAGCACGGCCACTGGCCCTTCGGGGAGGTGGCGTGTAAACTCACGCACCTGCTCTTCTCCGTCAACCTCTTCGGTAGCATCTTCTTCCTGGCCTGCATGAGCGTGGACCGCTACCTGACCGTGTCGCATCAAGGGGAGAACGCGGGAGGCCGGCGCAGGAAGCTGATCCGCACCGGAgcgtgtgtgggggtgtggCTTCTAGCTCTGGTGGCTTCCCTGCCGGACACCTACTTCCTGCGCGCTGTGAAGTCGACGCATGGGGACACCATGCTCTGCAGGCCCGTGTACCCGGAGGAAAACCCCAGGGAGTGGATGGTGGGAGTGCAGCTGAGTTTCATATTTCTGGGCTTCGCTCTCCCCTTTCCTGTCATCGCGTTGTTTTACGCCCTGCTAGCCCGAGCTCTCAGCCGCTCCTCGACTTCGGAGTCATCGTCCGCCATAGAGCAGGAGCGCCGCGTGAGCCGCAGGGTGATCCTGGCCTACATCGTTGTGTTCCTGGGCTGCTGGGGGCCCTACCACGCCGTCCTCCTCGCCGACGCCCTGTCCCAGCTGGGCCTGGTGCCTCTGACCTGTGGCCTGGAGAATGTGATTTACGTGTCCTTGCACCTCACCCAGTGCCTGTCCCTGCTCCACTGCTGTTTCAACCCCATCCTCTATAACTTCATCAACAGAAACTACCGCTATGACCTCATGAAGGCCTTCATCTTCAAATACTCCACGAGGACGGGCTTGGCGCGTCTCATCGATGCGTCCAACATGTCTGAGACCGAGTACTCTGCCGTCGCAGTAGAAAACCCTCCCCAGATCTGA
- the LOC133967385 gene encoding NAD(P)H dehydrogenase [quinone] 1-like has product MSKKVLIVYAHQSSGSFNAAAKDAAVEALTADGYTVEVSDLYAMKFKATATAEDITGKVKNAEHFRYADETKVAWEEGRLAADITEEQRKVTGADLIVFQFPMYWFTVPAIMKGWFDRVLTLGYAYSHDKRYSRGIFKDKKVILSFTTGSPKSMFSANGINGDMNVTLWPMQNGILHYCGFQVLAPQIFWAPSHIPSEARKTLLDDWRKRLQGLLGEEPLSFTSMDCFDGEGFQLKPELHEKHATKEFGLTVGIHLGKPIPPHNQMKAGV; this is encoded by the exons ATGT CAAAGAAGGTGTTGATCGTCTACGCCCATCAGAGCAGCGGCTCGTTCAACGCCGCAGCCAAAGATGCGGCAGTGGAGGCTTTAACTGCAGATGGCTACACGGTGGAAGTCTCTGACCTGTATGCTATGAAGTTTAAAGCCACTGCTACTGCTGAAGACATCACTG GGAAAGTTAAGAATGCCGAACACTTCCGTTACGCAGACGAGACCAAAGTGGCCTGGGAGGAGGGAAGGCTTGCTGCTGACATCACTGAAGAGCAGCGCAAAGTCACTGGGGCAGATCTGATCGTGTTTCAG TTTCCAATGTACTGGTTCACTGTGCCTGCGATCATGAAGGGCTGGTTTGACCGGGTGCTCACCCTGGGCTATGCCTACTCGCACGATAAGAGATACAGCCGTGGAATCTTCAAG GACAAGAAGGTCATTCTCTCCTTCACCACTGGATCTCCTAAGTCCATGTTCAGTGCTAATGGCATCAATGGAGACATGAATGTCACACTGTGGCCCATGCAG AACGGTATCCTCCACTACTGTGGCTTCCAGGTTCTGGCCCCTCAGATCTTCTGGGCTCCGTCTCACATTCCCTCCGAGGCCCGCAAGACCCTGCTGGACGACTGGCGCAAGCGACTGCAAGGCCTGCTGGGAGAAGAGCCACTTTCCTTTACCTCCATGGACTGCTTTGACGGGGAGGGTTTCCAGCTGAAGCCTGAGCTCCACGAAAAACATGCCACCAAGGAGTTTGGCCTGACGGTCGGGATCCACCTGGGAAAACCAATTCCTCCCCACAACCAGATGAAAGCTGGAGTCTGA